Proteins found in one Streptomyces sp. CB09001 genomic segment:
- a CDS encoding cystathionine beta-synthase: MQFHDSMISLVGNTPLVRLNNVTKGIRATVLAKVEYFNPGGSVKDRIALRMIEAAEKSGELQPGGTIVEPTSGNTGVGLAIVAQQKGYKCIFVCPDKVSTDKINVLRAYGAEVVVCPTAVDPEHPDSYYNVSDRLVRETPGAWKPDQYSNPNNPLSHYHSTGPELWEQTAGKITHFVAGVGTGGTISGTGRYLKDASDGAVKVIGADPEGSVYSGGSGRPYLVEGVGEDFWPTAYDREVADEIVAVSDKDSFQMTRRLAKEEGLLVGGSCGMAVVAALEVAARLGEDDVVVVLLPDSGRGYLSKIFNDEWMADYGFLEDAGPSARVAEVLNHKERGHIPSLVHMHPDETVGQAIEVLREYGVSQMPIVKPGAGHPDVMAAEVVGSVVERELLDALFAKRASLEDPLEKHMSAPLPQVGSGEPVADLMSVLGGADAAIVLVEGKPTGVVSRQDLLSFLAKGK, encoded by the coding sequence GTGCAATTCCACGACTCGATGATCAGCCTCGTCGGCAACACCCCGCTGGTGCGGCTCAACAACGTGACCAAGGGGATCAGGGCCACCGTCCTGGCCAAGGTGGAGTACTTCAACCCGGGCGGCTCGGTGAAGGACCGCATCGCCCTGCGCATGATCGAGGCCGCGGAGAAGAGCGGTGAACTGCAGCCCGGCGGCACGATCGTCGAGCCGACCAGCGGCAACACCGGCGTCGGCCTCGCCATCGTGGCCCAGCAGAAGGGCTACAAGTGCATCTTCGTCTGCCCTGACAAGGTGTCCACCGACAAGATCAACGTGCTGCGCGCGTACGGCGCCGAGGTCGTGGTCTGCCCGACCGCGGTCGACCCCGAGCACCCCGACTCCTACTACAACGTCTCCGACCGGCTGGTCCGCGAGACGCCGGGCGCCTGGAAGCCGGACCAGTACTCCAACCCGAACAACCCGCTCTCCCACTACCACTCCACGGGCCCCGAGCTGTGGGAGCAGACCGCGGGGAAGATCACCCACTTCGTGGCCGGCGTCGGCACCGGCGGCACCATCTCCGGCACCGGCCGGTACCTGAAGGACGCCAGCGACGGCGCGGTCAAGGTGATCGGCGCCGACCCCGAGGGGTCCGTCTACTCCGGCGGCTCCGGGCGTCCGTACCTGGTCGAGGGCGTCGGCGAGGACTTCTGGCCGACGGCGTACGACCGCGAGGTCGCCGACGAGATCGTCGCCGTCTCCGACAAGGACTCCTTCCAGATGACCCGCCGCCTCGCCAAGGAGGAGGGCCTGCTGGTGGGCGGCTCCTGCGGCATGGCGGTCGTCGCGGCGCTGGAGGTGGCGGCGCGGCTCGGCGAGGACGACGTGGTGGTCGTCCTGCTGCCGGACAGCGGGCGCGGCTACCTCAGCAAGATCTTCAACGACGAGTGGATGGCCGACTACGGCTTCCTGGAGGACGCCGGGCCCAGCGCCCGCGTCGCGGAGGTCCTGAACCACAAGGAGCGCGGCCACATCCCCTCCCTCGTCCACATGCACCCGGACGAGACCGTCGGCCAGGCCATCGAGGTGCTGCGCGAGTACGGCGTCTCGCAGATGCCGATCGTCAAGCCCGGCGCCGGCCACCCGGACGTGATGGCCGCCGAGGTCGTCGGCTCCGTCGTGGAGCGCGAGCTGCTGGACGCGCTGTTCGCCAAGCGTGCCTCGCTGGAGGACCCGCTGGAGAAGCACATGTCCGCCCCGCTGCCCCAGGTCGGCTCCGGCGAGCCGGTCGCGGACCTGATGTCGGTGCTCGGCGGCGCCGACGCGGCGATCGTCCTCGTCGAGGGCAAGCCGACCGGCGTGGTGAGCCGGCAGGACCTGCTGTCCTTCCTCGCCAAGGGCAAGTAG
- a CDS encoding SGNH/GDSL hydrolase family protein — protein sequence MTSMSRARVARRIAAGAAYGGGGIGLAGAAAVGLVVAEVQLARRRVGVGTPARVPNAQGLYGGTLPTAGDPPLRLMMLGDSTAAGQGVHRAGQTPGALLASGLAAVAERPVRLGSVAQPGACSDDLDRQVALVLAEPDRVPDICVIMVGANDVTHRMPATRSVRHLSTAVRRLRTAGAEVVVGTCPDLGTIERVRQPLRWLARRASRQLAAAQTIGAVEQGGRTVSLGDLLGPEFAQNPRELFGPDNYHPSAEGYATAAMAVLPSVCAALGLWPAEEEHPDTLRREGFLPVARAAAEAASEAGTEVAAAVPTGSRGPWALLKRRRRRRVSEAEPSSPSGV from the coding sequence ATGACGAGCATGTCGAGGGCGCGGGTGGCCCGGCGGATCGCGGCCGGCGCGGCGTACGGCGGCGGCGGCATCGGGCTGGCGGGAGCGGCGGCGGTCGGCCTGGTGGTGGCCGAGGTGCAGCTGGCCAGACGCCGGGTGGGGGTGGGCACGCCGGCCCGGGTGCCGAACGCGCAGGGACTGTACGGCGGCACCCTGCCCACGGCCGGTGACCCGCCGCTGCGGCTGATGATGCTGGGCGACTCCACGGCCGCCGGGCAGGGCGTGCACCGGGCCGGGCAGACGCCGGGCGCGCTGCTGGCGTCGGGGCTCGCGGCGGTGGCGGAGCGGCCGGTGCGGCTGGGGTCGGTCGCGCAGCCGGGGGCGTGCTCGGACGACCTGGACCGGCAGGTGGCGCTGGTGCTCGCGGAGCCGGACCGGGTGCCCGACATCTGCGTGATCATGGTCGGCGCCAACGACGTCACCCACCGGATGCCGGCGACCCGCTCGGTACGGCACCTGTCCACGGCGGTACGGCGGCTGCGTACGGCCGGTGCGGAGGTGGTGGTCGGCACCTGTCCGGACCTGGGCACGATCGAGCGGGTGCGGCAGCCGCTGCGCTGGCTGGCCCGGCGGGCCTCGCGGCAGCTCGCGGCGGCGCAGACGATCGGCGCCGTCGAGCAGGGCGGGCGCACGGTGTCGCTGGGCGATCTGCTGGGTCCGGAGTTCGCGCAGAACCCACGGGAGCTGTTCGGCCCCGACAACTACCACCCGTCCGCCGAGGGGTATGCCACGGCCGCGATGGCCGTACTGCCGTCGGTGTGCGCCGCGCTCGGCCTGTGGCCGGCCGAGGAGGAGCACCCGGACACGCTGCGGCGCGAGGGTTTCCTGCCGGTGGCGCGTGCGGCGGCGGAGGCGGCGTCGGAGGCGGGTACGGAGGTCGCTGCCGCTGTGCCTACGGGGTCTCGGGGGCCCTGGGCGCTGCTGAAGCGCCGGAGGCGGCGGCGGGTGTCGGAGGCGGAGCCGTCCAGCCCGTCCGGCGTTTGA
- a CDS encoding MurR/RpiR family transcriptional regulator codes for MDGTGGTSGASGTDSPAARLQTLFEGHRLTPTQRRIAHSMVRRASDVPFLSSVELAELAGVSQPSVTRFAVALGFDGYPALRRHLREVAPAEPVADTGAVNEYQQAVAAEIENLRHLAEVLADPEPVREAGRLLAGSRPLPVLGLRAAAAQAYGFAYFAAKVHPDVRLLGEGGTMLHDRIDAAVRAGAGTLLCFALPRHPREVVEALAHAKEAGLTVVTVADSAFAPVAKVSDLLLPAAVGTGLAFDTACAPMLLGRVLLEAMCDDLPDAQARLEEFDAKAAARGLFVD; via the coding sequence ATGGACGGGACTGGCGGCACCAGCGGGGCGAGCGGGACCGACAGTCCGGCCGCGCGGCTGCAGACGCTCTTCGAGGGGCACCGGCTGACGCCGACCCAGCGGCGCATCGCGCACAGCATGGTGCGCCGCGCCTCCGACGTGCCCTTTCTGTCGAGCGTGGAGCTGGCCGAGCTGGCGGGGGTCAGCCAGCCGTCCGTGACCCGCTTCGCCGTCGCCCTCGGCTTCGACGGCTACCCGGCGCTCCGCCGCCATCTGCGCGAGGTCGCGCCCGCGGAGCCGGTCGCGGACACCGGCGCCGTCAACGAGTACCAGCAGGCCGTGGCGGCCGAGATCGAGAACCTGCGGCACCTCGCGGAGGTGCTGGCCGACCCGGAGCCCGTGCGGGAGGCGGGCCGCCTGCTCGCCGGGAGCCGGCCGCTGCCGGTGCTCGGGCTGCGGGCCGCCGCCGCCCAGGCGTACGGCTTCGCCTACTTCGCCGCCAAGGTCCACCCGGACGTCCGGCTCCTCGGCGAGGGCGGCACGATGCTCCACGACCGCATCGACGCCGCCGTCCGGGCCGGGGCGGGCACGCTGCTCTGCTTCGCCCTGCCCCGGCACCCGCGCGAGGTCGTCGAGGCGCTCGCCCACGCCAAGGAGGCCGGGCTCACGGTGGTGACCGTCGCCGACTCCGCCTTCGCGCCGGTCGCCAAGGTGTCCGACCTGCTGCTGCCCGCCGCCGTCGGCACCGGCCTCGCCTTCGACACCGCCTGCGCGCCGATGCTGCTCGGCCGGGTGCTGCTGGAGGCGATGTGCGACGACCTGCCGGACGCGCAGGCCCGGTTGGAGGAGTTCGACGCCAAGGCCGCGGCACGGGGGCTCTTCGTGGACTGA
- a CDS encoding acetyl-CoA C-acetyltransferase: MPEAVIVSAARSPIGRAFKGSLKDLRPDDLAATIIQAALAKVPELDPRDIDDLMLGCGLPGGEQGNNLGRIVAVEMGMDHLPGCTVTRYCSSSLQTSRMALHAIKAGEGDVFISAGVEMVSRFAKGNSDSLPDTHNPLFAEAEARTAEVAQREGTTWHDPREDGLVPDPYIAMGQTAENLARAKGITRQDMDEFGVRSQNLAEEAIKNGFWEREITPVTLPDGTVVGKDDGPRAGVTLEGVQGLKPVFRPDGLVTAGNCCPLNDGAAALVIMSDTKARELGLTPLARIVSTGVSGLSPEIMGLGPVEASKQALSRAGLTIGDIDLVEINEAFAAQVIPSYRDLGIPLEKLNVNGGAIAVGHPFGMTGARITGTLINSLQTHDKKFGLETMCVGGGQGMAMVIERLS; encoded by the coding sequence ATGCCCGAAGCCGTGATCGTCTCTGCCGCCCGTTCCCCCATCGGCCGCGCCTTCAAGGGCTCCCTGAAGGACCTGCGCCCCGACGACCTGGCCGCCACGATCATCCAGGCGGCCCTCGCCAAGGTCCCCGAGCTGGACCCGAGGGACATCGACGACCTGATGCTCGGCTGCGGCCTGCCCGGCGGCGAGCAGGGCAACAACCTCGGCCGGATCGTCGCCGTGGAGATGGGCATGGACCACCTGCCCGGCTGCACCGTCACCCGGTACTGCTCCTCCTCCCTGCAGACCTCCCGCATGGCCCTGCACGCCATCAAGGCCGGTGAGGGCGACGTCTTCATCTCGGCCGGTGTCGAGATGGTCTCCCGGTTCGCCAAGGGCAACTCCGACAGCCTGCCGGACACGCACAACCCGCTGTTCGCCGAGGCCGAGGCCCGCACCGCGGAGGTCGCCCAGCGCGAGGGCACCACCTGGCACGACCCGCGCGAGGACGGCCTCGTCCCCGACCCGTACATCGCGATGGGCCAGACCGCGGAGAACCTCGCCCGCGCCAAGGGCATCACCCGGCAGGACATGGACGAGTTCGGCGTCCGGTCCCAGAACCTCGCCGAGGAAGCCATCAAGAACGGCTTCTGGGAGCGCGAGATCACCCCGGTGACGCTGCCCGACGGCACGGTCGTCGGCAAGGACGACGGCCCCCGCGCCGGCGTCACCCTGGAGGGCGTCCAGGGCCTCAAGCCGGTCTTCCGCCCCGACGGCCTGGTCACCGCCGGCAACTGCTGCCCGCTCAACGACGGTGCCGCCGCCCTCGTGATCATGAGTGACACCAAGGCCCGCGAGCTGGGCCTGACCCCGCTGGCCCGCATCGTCTCCACCGGCGTCTCCGGCCTGTCCCCCGAGATCATGGGCCTCGGCCCGGTCGAGGCCAGCAAGCAGGCGCTCTCCCGCGCGGGGCTGACCATCGGCGACATCGACCTGGTCGAGATCAACGAGGCGTTCGCCGCGCAGGTCATCCCCTCCTACCGCGACCTCGGCATCCCGCTGGAGAAGCTGAACGTCAACGGCGGTGCCATCGCCGTCGGCCACCCCTTCGGCATGACCGGCGCCCGCATCACCGGCACGCTGATCAACTCCCTCCAGACGCACGACAAGAAGTTCGGCCTGGAGACCATGTGCGTCGGCGGCGGCCAGGGCATGGCGATGGTGATCGAGCGCCTGAGCTGA
- the hutU gene encoding urocanate hydratase, which translates to MSGPRPPVSRHHPQPRPSEPPPRPVRAPRGTEPSALGWQQEAALRMLQNNLDPEVAEHPDKLVVYGGTGKAARDWRSFDAMVRTLRTLKQDETMLVQSGRPVGVMQTHEWAPRVLIANSNLVGDWANWEEFRRLEALGLTMYGQMTAGSWIYIGTQGILQGTYETFAAVAAKKFGGTLAGTITLTAGLGGMGGAQPLAVTMNDGVVICVDCDPRAIDRRIEHRFLDVRADSLDHALQLATEARDRRKPLSIGVLGNAAELVPQLLAMGAPIDIVTDQTSAHDPLAYLPTGIAFEDMADAAAKDPAGFTTRARESMARHVEAMVGFQDAGAEVFDYGNSIRGEAQLAGYDRAFAFPGFVPAYIRPLFCEGKGPFRWAALSGDPADIAKTDKAILDLFPENESLARWIKMAGERVHFQGLPARICWLGYGERDKAGERFNDMVASGELAAPIVIGRDHLDCGSVASPYRETEAMLDGSDAIADWPLLNAMVNVASGASWVSLHHGGGVGMGRSIHAGQVTVADGTPLAGEKIRRVLTNDPGMGVIRHVDAGYDIAESVAAERDVRVPMREGDEAYEGDEARESDTAREGDGA; encoded by the coding sequence ATGTCCGGACCTCGCCCACCCGTCTCCCGCCACCACCCTCAACCGAGGCCCTCCGAGCCGCCCCCTCGTCCCGTCCGAGCGCCACGCGGTACCGAGCCGAGCGCCCTGGGCTGGCAGCAGGAGGCCGCCCTGCGGATGCTGCAGAACAACCTCGACCCGGAGGTCGCCGAGCACCCCGACAAGCTCGTCGTCTACGGCGGCACGGGCAAGGCGGCCCGCGACTGGCGCTCCTTCGACGCGATGGTGCGGACCCTGCGCACCCTCAAGCAGGACGAGACGATGCTCGTCCAGTCCGGCCGCCCGGTCGGCGTCATGCAGACCCACGAGTGGGCCCCGCGCGTCCTCATCGCCAACTCCAACCTCGTCGGCGACTGGGCCAACTGGGAGGAGTTCCGGCGCCTGGAGGCCCTCGGCCTGACCATGTACGGGCAGATGACGGCCGGCTCCTGGATCTACATCGGCACCCAGGGCATCCTCCAGGGCACCTACGAGACCTTCGCCGCCGTCGCCGCCAAGAAGTTCGGCGGCACCCTGGCCGGGACCATCACCCTCACCGCAGGCCTCGGCGGCATGGGCGGCGCCCAGCCCCTCGCGGTCACCATGAACGACGGCGTCGTCATCTGCGTCGACTGCGACCCGCGCGCCATCGACCGCCGCATCGAGCACCGCTTCCTCGACGTCAGGGCCGACTCCCTCGACCACGCCCTCCAGCTGGCCACCGAGGCACGGGACCGGCGCAAGCCGCTGTCCATCGGTGTCCTCGGCAACGCCGCCGAGCTGGTCCCGCAGCTGCTCGCCATGGGCGCACCGATCGACATCGTCACCGACCAGACCTCGGCCCACGACCCGCTGGCCTACCTGCCCACCGGGATCGCCTTCGAGGACATGGCCGACGCCGCCGCCAAGGACCCGGCCGGCTTCACCACGCGGGCCCGCGAGTCCATGGCCCGGCACGTCGAGGCCATGGTCGGCTTCCAGGACGCCGGTGCCGAGGTCTTCGACTACGGCAACTCCATCCGCGGCGAGGCCCAGCTCGCCGGGTACGACCGGGCCTTCGCCTTCCCCGGCTTCGTCCCCGCCTACATCCGCCCCCTGTTCTGCGAGGGCAAGGGACCCTTCCGGTGGGCCGCCCTGTCCGGCGACCCCGCCGACATCGCCAAGACCGACAAGGCGATCCTCGACCTCTTCCCCGAGAACGAGTCCCTGGCCCGCTGGATCAAGATGGCGGGGGAGCGGGTCCACTTCCAGGGCCTGCCCGCCCGCATCTGCTGGCTCGGCTACGGCGAGCGCGACAAGGCCGGTGAGCGGTTCAACGACATGGTCGCGAGCGGCGAGCTGGCCGCGCCGATCGTCATCGGCCGCGACCACCTCGACTGCGGCTCCGTCGCCTCCCCGTACCGCGAGACCGAGGCGATGCTCGACGGCTCCGACGCCATCGCCGACTGGCCGCTGCTCAACGCCATGGTCAACGTGGCCTCCGGCGCCTCCTGGGTCTCCCTCCACCACGGCGGCGGCGTCGGCATGGGCCGCTCCATCCACGCCGGGCAGGTCACCGTCGCCGACGGCACCCCGCTCGCCGGGGAGAAGATCCGCCGGGTGCTCACCAACGACCCCGGCATGGGCGTCATCCGGCACGTCGACGCCGGGTACGACATCGCCGAGTCGGTGGCGGCCGAGCGCGACGTGCGGGTGCCGATGCGCGAGGGTGACGAGGCGTACGAGGGCGACGAGGCGCGCGAGAGCGACACGGCGCGCGAGGGTGACGGCGCGTGA